Proteins from a single region of Mercenaria mercenaria strain notata unplaced genomic scaffold, MADL_Memer_1 contig_3802, whole genome shotgun sequence:
- the LOC128553414 gene encoding uncharacterized protein LOC128553414 gives MNAMKQMLMYQIKRGASKELQTIIEAHCDDFEKQEKATELLYSIIKLVQNEDMFSEKEIRYMIAQRIQWYGYLTLQLIEDVITWFMDMQCNSDASPGYSQLGSIRIPVIYFSSAGLSRLMNYMDSVMCESHLAHISSAVSCLVGFSCSLSWTMESWSIKNERQTLSREVKNTDKEMEYKKILLPFQIKSTEGLSHLWDKFGEEKRSGHLVKISDTLSNIFGVDIRVKTSIDTDQFQGALHAEKLYSMSSKMKADRRKMKISRIAG, from the exons ATGAACGCAATGAAGCAAATGCTCATGTATCAAATTAAACGTGGGGCTTCAAAAG AGTTACAAACTATTATAGAAGCACATTGTGAtgattttgaaaaacaagaaaaagctACTGAACTACTGTATAGCATAATAAAATTAGTTCAAAATGAGGATATGTTCTCTGAAAAAGAAATAAGGTACATGATTGCACAAAGGATTCAATGGTATGGTTATCTAACCCTGCAGTTAATAGAAGATGTAATTACTTGGTTTATGGATATGCAATGCAATTCCGACGCAAGTCCTGGATATTCGCAATTAGGGAGCATCCGAATACCAGTAATATATTTCTCATCAGCTGGACTATCAAGGTTAATGAACTACATGGATAGTGTTATGTGTGAAAGTCATCTAGCACATATATCGTCAGCTGTCAGCTGCTTAGTTGGGTTTTCATGTTCTCTATCGTGGACGATGGAATCTTGGAGTATAAAAAATGAGCGACAAACATTGT ctAGAGAAGTAAAAAATACAGATAAAGAAATGGAATATAAGAAGATACTTCTGCCATTCCAAATCAAATCAACAGAAGGCTTAAGTCACCTCTGGGATAAGTTTGGAGAAGAGAAAAGGAGTGGTCACTTAGTAAAAATATCAGACACACTATCGAACATTTTCGGAGTAGACATACGTGTTAAAACATCCATTGATACAGATCAGTTCCAGGGAGCATTACATGCAGAAA